A stretch of Kryptolebias marmoratus isolate JLee-2015 linkage group LG24, ASM164957v2, whole genome shotgun sequence DNA encodes these proteins:
- the zgc:92140 gene encoding uncharacterized protein C1orf21 homolog: MGCTSAKQVSAVPNDEEGRGKAYSNGDLFSDEYKMKGVEEVKYMRGDENRVNARNQENLEKSNAEFKGKPQKEVATSNLKSNIHTSESQQEFFRMLDEKIEKGRDYCSEEEEEEDGT, translated from the exons ATGGGCTGCACCTCGGCCAAGCAGGTGTCGGCCGTGCCCAACGACGAGGAGGGACGCGGCAAGGCCTACAGCAACGGAGACCTCTTCTCTG ATGAATACAAGATGAAGGGAGTGGAGGAGGTGAAGTACATGAGAGGGGATGAAAATCGAGTGAACGCACGCAACCAAGAGAACCtg GAGAAGAGTAATGCGGAGTTCAAAGGCAAACCGCAGAAAGAGGTGGCTACATCGAACCTCAAGTCTAA TATTCACACGTCAGAGAGCCAGCAGGAATTTTTCAGGATGCTGGATGAGAAGATCGAGAAG GGGCGAGACTACTGTtcggaggaagaagaagaagaagatgggaCATAG